Proteins found in one Mytilus edulis chromosome 2, xbMytEdul2.2, whole genome shotgun sequence genomic segment:
- the LOC139512392 gene encoding G-protein coupled receptor 52-like, giving the protein MAFNIESIVTIIFTIAIILTNTLILFVLAWTESLRNINKIYFGSLTIADLCVGLFITPFAVYSTFSNSWIYEDEMFCHIEAYLMAIFFIAGVYSLSWISVDHYLAIRKPQRHQTAMSTTRSLCWIIFAWLAAFCFCSPPLFSKIQRASYYDEIFMCSIDPGPQKPYFATAGIIVLCPALLALIFTNSYIFTERFRSKKHMFENILIDTATRPKNYFMNFVVSIVFFLSWLPWLLLQISGTFLESHSDYPHTVHFYFLWIAIGNSFYKFFIYMTLSLDFRRGLKQLCCKRECSCSQCTVPQSVSINLITAKT; this is encoded by the coding sequence ATGGCTTTTAACATCGAAAGCATTGTCACTATTATTTTTACGATTGCCATCATCTTAACTAACACACTTATATTGTTTGTATTGGCGTGGACAGAAAGCCTTCggaacataaacaaaatatacttCGGATCTTTGACTATTGCGGATTTGTGCGTAGGACTTTTCATCACGCCATTTGCCGTATACAGTACATTCAGCAATTCATGGATATACGAAGACGAAATGTTCTGTCATATAGAAGCGTATCTAATGGCGATATTTTTCATCGCTGGTGTTTATTCGTTGTCATGGATAAGTGTTGATCATTATTTAGCCATTCGGAAGCCTCAGAGACACCAAACGGCTATGTCGACAACTCGATCACTTTGCTGGATAATATTTGCTTGGCTAGCTGCATTTTGTTTTTGTAGTCCGCCATTATTTTCTAAAATTCAGCGTGCGTCATATTATGATGAAATTTTCATGTGCTCAATAGACCCTGGGCCTCAAAAACCATACTTTGCAACTGCCGGAATTATAGTTCTTTGTCCAGCATTGCTAGCACTTATATttacaaattcatatatttttactGAACGTTTCAGATCAAAGAAGCATATGTTTGAAAACATATTGATTGATACTGCTACACGACCAAAAAACTATTTTATGAACTTTGTTGTCTCGATAGTTTTCTTTTTGTCGtggttaccatggttactgtTGCAAATTTCCGGAACATTCCTTGAATCACATTCCGACTATCCACATACAGTCCACTTTTACTTTCTATGGATTGCGATTGGTAATTCATTCTATAAGTTCTTCATTTATATGACATTGAGCCTTGATTTCCGTCGTGGGCTGAAGCAGTTATGCTGCAAACGAGAATGTAGCTGTAGCCAATGTACTGTACCTCAGAGCGTGAGTATAAATTTGATAACAGCAAAGACATGA